The sequence below is a genomic window from Brachyhypopomus gauderio isolate BG-103 chromosome 5, BGAUD_0.2, whole genome shotgun sequence.
CCCTTTATCAATCACATACCACATATCACTCACATATCTTTTaaaacaacatgtgttgtgaaaagcgctatacaaatatattttatttgattttgatttgatatCTGTACTCGTATTTAGAGTGAAGGAGAAATACCTTTCGGGCGATTGGTTCCTGTGCCTCAGTCAGCCCATACCAACTCACTAACTTATTCCAACCCTCAGTGGGCACAAGGATGTAGTCCAATTCATCAATAAGATGCTCCTTAATGGCAAGTACATCACCATCTAAAAAAACATTCATCAAACAAATACCCGTTAGTCATGTGAATTAGAGCAGAACTTTTTCTACATCTATccgttatttttattatttgcaTTGATTTCAGTCATATTTACGATCAGAATTTGTACTGTAACTTCAATAATGTCTCATCTTTATAGTTTAATTGTTCAAGCCAATTTCGGTTTAAGAAATATGCGTCAGTTCAGACTTTTAGCTGAAATCAGCACAATATTCAAGCATCAGCTAACCTTTAAGGAGGCCTGAATTGTCCACTGGTCCAGGGTAGACGTTCTGATCTCCCATCTGGTACTTATCCCAGCTGTCAAAGCCCACATATTTTTTCCACTGTTTGAACCAATGGCTGTCTATTAAGTACCTGTGAAATATCATCAAAACAAACTTGATTGGTTAACCTGAATAACaaccagggttcccacaccttggttaacatcaaattcaaggacctttcaatgactttccaggaccaacttcctcaaattcaaggactgcacctggcaccatttacctactgttacccctgaatatgttgtcaaaaaacgatgttaattcaatgcaaattcaaaagaccaaATGCCAATTCAagacatgcatcctgaaatgttctgtgcatgacattaagcgctgattaaacgaaaacttaattcacactcaacatgactggcaatttagcagtggacctgtgagaaggtgacattcacgtaaagcggctacacatacgttaactacctacaggaaacactagctttcggtgctgaacaaacaaacaaacaaagatttctctacaggagaatgaccaaacttttgcaaagtaaaagtccCTGTAGAATCAACATAATttaaaatgaacttgtgctggcaaaataatgacacgttgacagtagacaaataataatatcaataatacacatatgcatatacacatacagtacatacataaaacagaggagcaaagccatataatgagattagaactatagatctctagagaaatctggtgtgagatgattctagcattttacaagttttttaatctacttaatgaagagtaatatgaatataattcattcataaagagaaaaaaaggcttttaaccactccacttacttttattttgctaaaagtacgactacatttatggcatcagagaaatccgaACTTTAATTTTTcgcataaagtaaaatggtatcaaaagaatgttaagtttgagattaatcctgtttctagtgtccatgcaaaaactttgtgaatgttgacatgaaaaaacaaatgctcctggaattcatcttctgatttacaAAAGGTACATGAATCCACATAATGTTTAAAtcttatcttatttattattttgaaatgagtctcttttactttagaagatatgggccatttgacaagccattgtggttttataatttgtattaggatgttttgtgaaagaatctctattacatcttttgtctcataccatcagtgataatcttgttattgcACTTGAAGTCAACTAAGTTAGTCATTCACCTTTaacatcgaaacagtcaactctgaatataaaatgacatttttgattaattgaattaatgctaaaggaatcactttgcagactttcttaaaatctttataaaaactatcatatcagatcatatttttcaacaaaggatgagaaatttaaaacattatgacaatctttttcatagcaatcttttgtaaatattgacttcctaccaactgtgccctattaatccttgactgcggtcttcatccatgtgaaatttcaaactccccaaaatattcaaggaccttcaaggacaactgtcttttatgcctgttttcaaaaactgtccagggccttgaacttattttttcagattcacaaactttcaaggatttcaaggacccgtgggaaccctgaacaACATTCTTGGGCACTTGATCTTCATTCTGGGGTTCACACGGACACAGATACCACATCTAAAATGACCCACACCTTTCTCTGAGCAGGTCTCTATCAGCAGTGATGACTGCTACATGTCTCCTTTATTTACTTGGAGTTTGCATACAGCATCATGATCTAAAAGGTATCCAAACCACTCTTGTAAGGAAATCAGGCCAGTGGTTCAAGACTGAGACCTTTGACTCTTGCCTGCCAGAATATCAGTGATTATAACAGTATGTGGTGTACACAGATGTACTGGACATCATGTATGGAAGGAAAGGCGCGTGAACGCGAGCGCGTGACGTTAGAGCCACAGGCCGACTGGCTAACAGTGCCGCTAGCTGCCTGTCAACACGGCCTGTGCcactttatttacagttaaCCTAACGTTTGACAACAGGCGACAAGGACCGCCGGCAGCTATATCGACTCTACGAACGCTTGCGGGCAAGCTCTCACCAAGTATCCCCCTTCCGCAGCTGGGTTTTCAGCAGCGCCGCGACCTCTCCTCTCTGAGTCTCCAGATCAGCCGCTCCGCCCTCCGCCATCTTTCCTTAGACATCTCCCGCTGCATTGTGGGATGGGGAGCGTCACTGGACGTGCCGACGTACGTCAGGCGAACGGACGGCCGTGTTCGGCCAATCACGATTCAGATCGGCCTGCGTCTGTTCTTCAAGCGTCTTGGGGGCAGGATGGCCGCTGAACGCTcggcgtgtttttttttttttttttttttttttttaaatttatttcgGACTGTTTGTTGataagacagaaagaaatagcacacttgagagagagaaaaaaaagacaaaaatcagTTCTACACACAATAGTCTTACTACACAGTCCAAAGAAATAGCTAACTTATGAAcagaaaagagaagaaaatgcTAGAGGGGGGATCAAGACTATAAGAAAACATTAAAAGCAGTACATTCCTCAATGGTTCGAAGTGCCTTTTGTTTAGCTCGGCGTGTTTACAAGAAACGCTTAGAAAAAATACGCCACCTAGAGGTACCAATTATAGTACACGTTATTATCGAGTAATACAGGTAATTCGTGGACATAATCAAGTTATAAGCCCGAATTTTGTCAAGTTTCCAGGAATGTTACCAGTTCATATTTTGAAATAGCCTACACCACacaattttaaaataaaatataaatataatatacatTTAATTTATATAGCAATCTAATAGCTGACCtgtaaaacattttaataaaaaagaaatacaacttGCTTTTGTGAAAATGTTATTATTCGTTTTCATATCCAAGTTCCACCTTACAAAAACATGAATTATCTTTGTTCCCCACACAGAAAAAAGGAAGCAATGCTCTTTGTGGTCCCAAGCCTGTTcagttaaatataatttaattttaatttcattttataGTTCAGCCAAAGTGACTAATGGAGTTCCGTTTGGTGTGACATCAGTGAGCAGCTGGTTCTTTTGGATGACAAAAGCATGGCACTTATTTTTACTCTTTCCACAAAATAAAACGTGTATGAGCAGCTGTGAGATGTTTGTACTCTGCTCTGAAAATGCCCAGGTAATCCAGAGTGGTGTGTAGTGCAAGATTGAGAGTAGTTAAGGACTGCACACTAATGTTAGTGTGAATGGCAATTATCTTTCAAGACTGAAAGATCTTTCACAGCCAGAGAAATACTGGCAGATACACATATGGGATGGCCATGAATTTAACGTGCTGGTTTGTAAATCCAATGAAAGAGTTGCATATCTGAACCGAATGGAGGCAGAAAATACCATGTCCAACTGAGGCTAAATGCTGTCAGAAATGCATCCTGCCCACTGGTTAGGTTAAATGCTTCCATGGCAGGCCAGTCGTGATTAAGGAGAAAGATGGGTGTCAGGAACGCAGGACGCAGTGAAGGACAAAGCAGCACTTGAGAAGGTTCATAAGTGGCAGCTACATTTAAACCTCTGCATCTGTCCTCAATTACATGGAATGAGGATCAGTTATCAGTTAGTAATACATGCGTTGGATCTCCAGGAGAACACGCAGTACTCACTACAGTTTTACCTCTTGAACTACAAAAGGCCTACAATAGATCAGTTAAAGTTATAAAATGATCATTTAATATCAGTTTATCAAAAATGGATTCAGACATTTCTAAAGTAGACATTAACATTCATAACATTACACCAAGGAAGAGATGAAAGAACTAAAGATGCCCCACTCTTTATAAACCATAGAGTCAAGCAGTCCTTGTAAATGATGTAAACGTTTAATATGGGACGAAAAAAAATGATGGTATGACTCTCCCAGATTTGAGCCTGACATTTAACTACACAGTCATGGTTTAATTTTAAACCTAGTGTGCTGGGGTACAGAGTGAAAGCAACGTGAACAGTATTATCATCCAAACACttatattgcactgtaccacaGATAAGTATTTCCAGCAGCCGTTGCTGTACATACAGATCCCCATGGACATTATACACCCTAAATGCACCTGCTGAGGTCTGATGTTCGAAGCCCCCTCCCCTGGCTAAACCACCTCTTCCTAAGAGGGTTGATGTTCTATTCATGCATTCATACACACCTATACATAGATCCTGACATACACAGATAGCGGCAGGTATTACTGGCCTATGTAAACGTGTATACACTTACTAGTTCTCTCACCACAACAGGACTCAAAAGGTAAGTACATATAACCTGCACAATACAgtcattttaaattaaatatccaCACTGGTAATATTCATATTGGTGATGGGCTACTTTATACCATCCCAGACCTCCTGACTATTTTCATAACTGGTCAAATCTATGGTCATACTTTCATGTATGTTTTTACagtccttcttcttcttcagcaTTGTTTAATGATGATCATGGCAAACTCCAAGAGATTCAACACAATAAGATAATGTCTCAGGACCATGATGTAGCAAAAATTCATTAAGAATACAATAACGTGTAACTGTAGTTCTGTGAAGAACGTTACGAGAGATCTAGCCATAACCTATTGATGTGAATGCCTTTAATAGCAGAGTAAACCATAATGAATTTGCACATTTGATAATGAGAAGAAAAAGCAGGTAAGATTTCTTTTTGGAACAAGCCTTGAATGATTTTGTTGAGTAGCCCAAGACTTGCTGTTGCTGTAGGAGTCATCAGTGCAACTCTTAAACCTCCAGTTGTGCATCAGTAACAGAGAACAGATATGCAGCGTCAGCAACCTCTCCTGAACTCCCCCTCCCACATTTCCCAAAAACTGTCATGCAGAAACACAATCAGGATTCTTTTCCTATGTGGTAGGCCAAGGTCGGTGTTTCATTATTTTTGGAAAGACTATACACAAGAAGATGAACTATTTTAAAGACCAAACGTGTTTCTCAGAACACATACAATAGTCTGAACTATTGAAATCAATGTTTTTATAGCAGCTTAATCTTGATCATTAATCATCAAAATTGCCAAGAGGGtaaccatttttttttttttttttttttttttttttaatgaagttTCATACATTCATGCTGGATTTAGGTTGGTTACTTGtatttttatataattattTCTTCTTCAGTTCTTAAACTTTACTTACAAAATAAATTGTGGTGCTTTTCCGTCATTTGATCAGTCAGGTAGACATTGTTTATAGACATACCAGCATTTGCACATTACGTTATGGTTGGCTAGCTGCAGTAAAGATGGTGTGCTGGAGCATTTGACAGTGTACATAGCCATCCTGTTTCATCAAAGTTACCACAAAGTGGGAGGTTGATTACGGTGTTGCTGGTTTGGCAATGCAATGTTTAATTAAGACAGTGGCAAGCTCACTGAGCCAAGCAGATAGGatgcaattaattttaattacgTTTAAGGTAAACAATGGCCGCTTGAAAACTCAACAGTACTTCACAGTATCAAACACTGCTCTACGAAGTGATGTATTTAGATTCTTCactcatttacatttaatatGAAAATCACTGATACTGTCAGAAGCACAGATCTGAGAGCCATGAGACGAATGCTAGGCTACGTTCCCCAGAGCTCAGGGATAAATGTAGGGCTGAAATCAGTTCAGTACCAAACTCCTTCAGAACGAGGCAATTCAGAGTTCATAAGGTCCCCCCCTCATTTCCAGCTTAAAAAGTTACACATGTGGAGAACAAAGAAAATCTATTACAATCCACCACAAATATCCAAAAATATGTATTTGTAAAATCTCTCACGTTACATATATTATATGCTCAAAAAAACCAATCTGCCTTTGTTTTACTAGGAATAATTTTAATAAAGATGAGCAATGAAAACAGCCACATCAAGTCATGGATTCCTTAAAATCTATTTACATCATAAATATATTATCTACATACAGCTAACTAGGTGCTACGTATCGAGTGGCAACTTGTTTATGCACCAGGAATGGACCAACCAAGGTCGAGTAGATTAGTAATCCTTCTAGGTTGTTGATGATGGGGTGTCCAAAATCAGGTGGGGCATTGTGGGACACCATAGGTTCAAAATTGTATGATCTGTGAGTACAGTTACCATcatgtggtggggggggggggtttattaGGCAGGTTTAAACAACACTGGACAAGCTATaaccagtgtgtgtgctggtaggTTGCTGGTGCACATGTTCATAGCTCATAGAATtggagaaaaaacaaacaaaccatgaGATTTGAGAAGACTGATGTCCGGTTGGCGAGGATGCCTTTTGGACCAACATTTAGGGCAGGGGTGTTCCAATCACAGTTCTCATGTCCTTGGTGGCAAAGTGGCCAATCAGTTATACCAACTGTTCCGTCAGCCAACCATGACTACAAAAGATCTGAATACCATTAGATTATGGTCTATGGTGTCACCATACCCCTGATTAACTTTGGACTCCGGCGCAAGACAGAGAGTCTCCAGTGTACCATTTGACCAGCTGAGTTTCTCTAGTACTCGAGTCGTAGTCCATGAATCCACCCATGCAGACACCCTGACCGACTTTCTGCTCAAGTAAAATCCACCATTCTTGTTGTTTATGGACTGTGGAGTGAAACTGAAATTATGCATCACTGTCCACCAATTAGCAAGAGGGTTCTGGGTCTATACGTTGAGCAGTTGTAGTCCAGAGGCTGTTTGGGCTAGCTGCCCTCCCGAGGCTCTGGCTGAGACAATGTTGATAGGATCTGGGTGCTACAGACAGGGGGCGTCACCACCACGGTCTCCATGCCGACTTTTATGCATGCTCCGCCCACAGCAAGTGTTCCGGCCTTACGGGAGCAGGCGGAGCATATGTAGTCTTCGTTCTCAGCCATCTCGCaagacacaccaacacacacctgatGGAACCACTCATCACATCCGCCATCACACTGAACCCAGTCGACCTGAAACAgcaagagggaaagagagattcAGACATCACTCTTAGGGTTCACAGACCTGAGCAAAAGACTTGTTGACCAGGGGAAGGTAACTTGGCCGGCTAACTAGTCAGCCATTTCTTTCTGACGACATTCATCAATAATGCTACATAAGAACAGGCAACACCAAGGCAGGGTCAAGAAACAGCGCTGTTAGATTTCATTAGTTAGTACAAATTACATGcataacaacaaaacaaacgtgaagGGTGGGGAAAGGGGGGGCTTTCCAAAAACTCAGGGCATCTACATCTACAACTACACAATGCCCACCCTATTTACATGGAAACAATCTCAATTCAATCAAagtaccgtattttctggactatagagcgcacctcaatataagctgcacatacaaagttttttttggaaaatgttgtataagcagcaccgggctaaaagccacatatatctactgaactgaatactgcacatttaactgaactgatcagtttctgaacggtgcctatagcatttcatgtgtgacagttttggctttcagccggtgttgtggcgaattccgactcccctcgtttatccgcataaagacgctacagattatattgtcgatttacgtttctattagtactgtcaattccaggtgccgcgattaaaagtcctcaccaggattttgctcaagcttgctagattttctaattagcaatccagataaaattagtggaatcaacacaatccaggaagcctgagcaaaatcctggtgaggacttttaatcgcggcacctggaattgaccgCACtagtttctatgcataaataagagctagactttaattatccatcacagcaaacggcattatctatgtcctaTAGATATCTATATCCTATGTCCTATGGATATCTATATCcagacacactggctcaagagtgttaattattttaaataaaatacacactggctataccaaagttcacctctgaacacgacttcgcagtattacagcagtattatgtctaaatatctagttaggacaaaactagagtgctcaatgaactaagttatagtcactgtagctcccaaatatcatctgtagcgtctttatgcatgtgcaaacgaggggactagGAATTTGgtacatgttggtttgaaaggATTCATTTGCACACGGTTCCGCGTAACTTGTACTGCTATGAGAATGACCAAAAGCCTCTATTGCAGCCTTAGACTGAGGGAGCACACACTCACCTTGTCCTTGCACGGCCTCTGGCAGTTCTTGGCTGCACACACGGCGTTCTCGTCATTGGAGTCTTCAGCTCCCGACCAATCGTACTTGGAGGGGATGTCCAGgatcttcttctccttcttcttctccaGGGCCTCCTTGGCCAGCTCGGCCTTGGCAGCCGCCgccctctccttcctcttcctctccttctcctccttggCCAGGCGCTTGGTCAGCTGCTTCAGCTCGCGCGACTTGTCCGGGCTGAACTTCAGCTTCTTCTTCTTGGGCTTGCCGCCCGCCTCCAGGACGCGCTTGACGTCTTTACACTTGGGCCGCCCCTCCATGCCGGCGGCGGCCAGCAGCAGCTGCTGCTGCTCGGCTCTCTCcagcttcctcttcctcttcctctccgcGTCCTTCACCTTCAGCTTCATGGGCTTCTCCAGGAGGGGCTCCTCGGACTGGGGAGCGGAGGAAACAACAGAGTGAGACGGAGAAGGAGATCTAAACATCTGGATGATGTTCAGAATACCGCAAACATGTCACGTGGAAGTAAATAAATGGACAGAATAAGGAAACTTCAGACGTGTGCATGAGGAAAGAACGGAAGTGTCAAATGAACTGCATGGCAGACTGAACAAACACACTCCGGCGGCCCCCTGTGGGTCGGGACGGGTAGTGGCGCGCCGCCTGCCGCCCTCACCTCCATGACCTGCAGGAAGCGCTCCTCGGAGGGCGGGTGTGTGGCCTGCAGGATCCTCCAGATGTGCTGTGTCTCGTCCAGAGAGACCTCCAGCAGGTCCCCCTCCATCATCAGCCCCTCCAGCTGGGCCTTGGCCGACGGGGACAGCTCCAGCACCGGCGGCTCCAGGCTGCGGGGCACCAGCGGCGTCTTTCTGGGCTGCTTGCGCGGGGTGCTttggtctgggggggggggggggggggggggggggttacagaAGAGAGGACATGAACCGTAGTACGACAACAGCTCTGGTAGGATCAACAACTAAAGCCATCCAGTCACTAGAGGTGCAAGATTTATTGCTGTCTTCTTTCAAACGTGGTAAGATATTTTTTAGCTAAACACGTCTAAATGTCGGATATAAGTTGTGGATCGTAAAGTGCAGTAAATTGCGCTGTACTCTGGGGGCAGGACTTGGACGCGGAGGAGTAGGCGTGTTCTGCGCAGAACGAGGGCGTTACTGGCCACATGTGACTGACGACCTCTTCCGACTTCACAGGGATCTCCTCATCACAGAATAAGTAGGGCTTCAACTCCCCAGAATCCTAGAGGAAGGGACAGAAGATCCACTTACACCAACCAGCACCTCTTACTCAAACACTAAGATGGCATGACCCTGAAATGTATTCCAACTTTCCACATAACTCTACTAAATATCTTTcttcccctcccccccacaGGCCCATCGAGAACACCACCTTCACGTCGTAGCCGTAAGTCTCTCTGATGTCCTCGTCCGAGTCGGTCTCCTCGTCGTCGTAGTCCAGGGAGGGTCGGGGAGAGGTGGCCCTGCTGAAGCCTGCCTGCTGGAACGTCTGGATGTGGCCCTGAGAGGACGGAGAACACAACAGCTCCGGTTACCGGGGCCCAGAGGGCCTAGCGGCAGAGGGTCAGACCTCTTAATGGGCAAGTTTAGGGGAACTACGGTAGGAGAGAAGAAGAGTGGCGTCCTCACCTGCAGGTCGGGGTTGGCGGCGGCCTTCTGCAGCTCAGCGTTGATGATCTTCTCGGTCTTCTCGCGGGCCGCCAGCTCCACCATGCGCTGGCTGAGCACGGACAGCTTGGCCAGGGCGGACGAGAGCTCGTCGGTGGCCAGCGCCTGGCGGGCGCGGTCCTGCCAGCTCATGGCGCGCTCGGTCAAGCACTGCAGGGCCTCTCCCTCGGGCAGCCGCACCGGCAGCTTCTGCAGGGACACCAGCAGCGACAGGATGGTCTCCAGGCGGGGCCGGCGGGAGCGCTGGCACAGCGGGCACAGGAACTTGGCGTCCTTGCTGCCCCCCTGCCAGCCGGCCGCCAGCCGCTTCTGCGAGCCCGTCTTGGGGAGCGGCACGCAGGCGCCGTGGAACCAGTCCTTGCACAGCTCGCACTGCAGCATGAAGCTCACGGCCGTCTTGCGGCACAGGCAGAACTTGACCTCCTCGATGCGGTCGGCCATGGCCATCTTGGCCAGGTTGGCGGAGCGGAGCGAGTGGATGGCCTCCACCTCCTGGCGCTCCTTGGCCTTGAAGGCGGCGACCACCGCGGCCGGCTCGCGCGCCTCCTCGCCTCCCTCGTCCAGGTCGCTCAGGCCGTCCAGCTCCCCGCCGCAGCGCTCCTTCTCCAGGAGCTCCTTGGCCCGTTTGCGTTTGCTCCGGCCCGCGCCGTACACGCCGATGTCCATGCGGGGGCTCAGCACCTGCACGAGCAAACCCACTGCattacacaccatacacacacacacacacacacacacaaacacacccccacaaacacaccatacactacacacacacacacacacacacacacacacacacacacacccatcacatacactatacacacacacacacacacactacacaaacacaaaaacacaccatacactatacacacaaacacaaaaacacaccatacactatacacacaaacacaaaaacacaccatacactatacacacacacacatacacacacacacacacacacacacacacacacacacacacacacaggtctgacCTGTAGcagggtgtaggtggagttctTCTTGAGGAAGGTGCGAGCCGTCCTCTCCCTCCAGGCCCGGGCCGAGGCCACCTGGGACTCCACCTGGGGCAGGGCGTCCAGACGCACGGGGATGGAGCGGCCCCTGGCCAACAGCGCCTCCAGCTGGTCCAGGTAGGCGTAGTTGCTGCCGTTCTGGCGTAACGCAGAAAGCAAACGGGCCGTTAGTGCTACAGAGAGCCCCATCTCCTGGATCGCGATACGCTTCTTCCGCTCGCGCACACGGGCCTGTGACCACGGACCTGGGAGATCCGATTTACCTGGATGGCCTCCACTCTTGCCGTCCACTCCGTGGCTTTGTGGAGAGCTTCTCGAAGCGCCAACACATTAGGCAGGTAGGCAGGAATGTTCTTGGCCTCTATGACGATGCTTTCAAGGGTGACCATACTGTGGCGTGGTCTGAGATCACAGGGAAACATCAAATGCCGTTAATCTCCGGATGTCATATTAACTGGCTCCACGCTGCAGACACTGGATTCAGTTTACAATAcaacctctccctgtctcaaaAACAGTACTGACAGGACCTCTGATATCGACCCTGGATGCAAACTGTAAAAAACATTGATCTGCCATAACGCCAGTATAGGAGGTCTGCCTGATGGATCTGGGAGGTGGTCACCTGGCCTGCAGACACGCCCGAGCCTTGTCCTCCCAGCGCTCGGACACGGTGAGGATCTCCTGCAGCTCGCCCATGGCCTTCTCCACGGCGTGGTGGGGGGCCAGGCCCACGCCAGAGTCGATGAGGCGCTTCATGAGCTCCAGCGTGACCCTCTGGGGCTCCTGCAGGGCCAGGCGCACCTCGTCCAGCCAGCGAGCCTGCTGAAGCTCCTGCTTCAGACGGGGCAGCTCGGGCAGTTCCACGTCCAGCCCGCCGCCCAGGTCCACCAGGGACTGCAGCTTGGCCGAGTCGGGCGTCTCGTCGGCCAGGGCCACCTGCGCCCGCTCGTGAAAGTCCTCCACGTTCTCCAGCAGCTCCTGGAGAGGAGAGACGAGCTGAGTGCGTGTGTCTCTTTGGCTttaaagaggaggaggacggaggGCTTACTTTGACCTGCCGTGCCTGACTGATGACGCAGGGCAGCCGAAACAGCTGCTCCACGAACGCCTTCAGCTCCTCCACCGTCAGCTTGGTGCGCGTGCGGCCGCTCTCCGGACGCTCCCGCCTGCGAGATCAACACGTCGGGTCAAACGAGTCGGATCAAATAATCTCGAACTAACCTTCCACCTCTCAGCCAAGTCAAAAAGTGCAGATTACATTTTTAACACCATGAGAACTGTTTTCTGGTCGAATGCATCCTAATGCATGAATGAAGGGATTAAGGGATTGGGTCGGCTGGGCTGCTGGATTACGAACTTGGTTCTGTGCTTGTGGCTGAGCAGCAGCTGGGCCACGGAGGAGCAGGTATCCGCCTCCTTCACCATCTCACGCAGCTTGCGGAACAGAGCGTTCTCTGGGTACTTCCTGTCCTCAGCATCCTCCAGCAGAACCTTCAGCTCGATCAGATCTGTGAGAAGCAACAGGGAGGGATGAGGATGTGGAATAGTctacctgtgtatgtgtgtgtgtgtgtgtgtgtgagagaatatTGACCTTTCTTGTTCTTGTGGTCAGCTCCCATGGCATCCGTGACTCTCTTGGCCCAGGTGTCATAGGACTGTGCGCGTGACTTCACCCCATAGAGCATCGCAGGGAACTCATCCTGATCATACCTGAACCTGCAACGTCCACACAGTTTGGATTTTACACCGCAGTTCTTCAGGGGTGTcacgcgagaaaaaaaaaaaaaaggtgttACAGTGGCGATAACCCTGTACGCAAGTCCCACCTGAGGCACTTGTTAGCGAGAGGGCAGTCGCACAGCTCGGCGGCATGGTACAGACACACCAGACGCTCGGGGCTGCACGGGCATGTCAGCGCCGACAGGAAGCAGGTGGTTTTACATCGGCAGCACTGCCGCTCGTCGTCGGGGACCAGCTCAAAC
It includes:
- the kdm5a gene encoding lysine-specific demethylase 5A isoform X4, coding for MSAYAEFVPPPECPVFEPSWEDFSDPLGFINKIRPIAEQTGICKIRPPQDWQPPFGCDVRNFRFTPRVQRLNELEALTRVKLNFLDQIAKFWELQGSKLRFPHVERKILDLYLLSKIVSAEGGFEAVCKQKRWSKIASRMGLPSGKGIGSLLRSHFERILYPYELFQSGASLSGIHQLYQESDETEDVDEGIEGGCEEEEEDEEEKQREKEGKDQDGLGDRPQNKDHLLPERRSRRLKSERENKEPKSLQIFGSSPAVVGLEIVPADDGFIKKQRYLKAQEFAIKMRPRKETLEVNFIDLYMCMSCGRGDEEDRLLLCDGCDDSYHTFCLIPPLQDVPKGDWRCPKCVAEECSKPREAFGFEQAVREYTLQSFGEMADHFKSDYFNMPVHMVPTELVEKEFWRLVSSIEEDVIVEYGADISSKDVGSGFPVRDGKRRLLGDEEDYANSGWNLNNMPVLEQSVLAHINADISGMKVPWLYVGMCFSSFCWHIEDHWSYSINYLHWGEPKTWYGVPAHAAEQLEAVMKKLAPELFDSQPDLLHQLVTIMNPNVLMEHGVPVFRTNQCAGEFVVTFPRAYHSGFNQGYNFAEAVNFCTADWLPLGRQCVAHYRRLQRHCVFSHEELLCKMAADPESLDVELAAAVHKELGELMEEESRLRQAVEDMGVPCSKQEVFELVPDDERQCCRCKTTCFLSALTCPCSPERLVCLYHAAELCDCPLANKCLRFRYDQDEFPAMLYGVKSRAQSYDTWAKRVTDAMGADHKNKKDLIELKVLLEDAEDRKYPENALFRKLREMVKEADTCSSVAQLLLSHKHRTKRERPESGRTRTKLTVEELKAFVEQLFRLPCVISQARQVKELLENVEDFHERAQVALADETPDSAKLQSLVDLGGGLDVELPELPRLKQELQQARWLDEVRLALQEPQRVTLELMKRLIDSGVGLAPHHAVEKAMGELQEILTVSERWEDKARACLQARPRHSMVTLESIVIEAKNIPAYLPNVLALREALHKATEWTARVEAIQNGSNYAYLDQLEALLARGRSIPVRLDALPQVESQVASARAWRERTARTFLKKNSTYTLLQVLSPRMDIGVYGAGRSKRKRAKELLEKERCGGELDGLSDLDEGGEEAREPAAVVAAFKAKERQEVEAIHSLRSANLAKMAMADRIEEVKFCLCRKTAVSFMLQCELCKDWFHGACVPLPKTGSQKRLAAGWQGGSKDAKFLCPLCQRSRRPRLETILSLLVSLQKLPVRLPEGEALQCLTERAMSWQDRARQALATDELSSALAKLSVLSQRMVELAAREKTEKIINAELQKAAANPDLQGHIQTFQQAGFSRATSPRPSLDYDDEETDSDEDIRETYGYDVKDSGELKPYLFCDEEIPVKSEEVVSHMWPVTPSFCAEHAYSSASKSCPQNQSTPRKQPRKTPLVPRSLEPPVLELSPSAKAQLEGLMMEGDLLEVSLDETQHIWRILQATHPPSEERFLQVMESEEPLLEKPMKLKVKDAERKRKRKLERAEQQQLLLAAAGMEGRPKCKDVKRVLEAGGKPKKKKLKFSPDKSRELKQLTKRLAKEEKERKRKERAAAAKAELAKEALEKKKEKKILDIPSKYDWSGAEDSNDENAVCAAKNCQRPCKDKVDWVQCDGGCDEWFHQVCVGVSCEMAENEDYICSACSRKAGTLAVGGACIKVGMETVVVTPPVCSTQILSTLSQPEPREGS